The following are encoded together in the Gasterosteus aculeatus chromosome 7, fGasAcu3.hap1.1, whole genome shotgun sequence genome:
- the LOC120822951 gene encoding uncharacterized protein LOC120822951 isoform X2, with translation MSSGSRREREQRRKLQHFLGDLALLGSLQGFKYFQPWLRGKEELLLTVVNEDLGWRSPGFVVSRASPYSSTSSSCNSSEVSPSSSSPSLGSRSSSPLPGEPAGPREPPAPRGTPSQSHTKTQPHTVREPSSEEHLLPASPSEREIAVPEVNCTLFLLAGYVRYGRPYAWIRSNHERLVNIGGTDSMVKDTPMKLKSIADWQTRGIRAWDVISELVCLCTVPSPTNPFALDARYIQGLPLHERFLVTGALLSFLEMYVVHGDRDELHYDKVVEEVKPLRRLHVRSLLEFQRQRESSGPAEQDSSAEGSF, from the exons ATGAGCAGCGGCAGC agacgagagagggagcagaggaggaagctgcAGCACTTCCTGGGCGACCTGGCTCTCCTCGGGTCGCTGCAG GGCTTTAAATACTTCCAGCCTTGgctgagagggaaagaggagctgctgctgacagTTGTTAACGAAGATCTG GGTTGGCGCTCCCCAGGCTTTGTGGTCTCCAGAGCCTCCCCCtactcctccaccagcagcagctgtaaCAGCAGCGAAgtctcccccagcagcagctcccccagCCTGGGCAGCCGGAGCAGCTCTCCCCTGCCCGGGGAGCCTGCGGGCCCCCGAGAGCCTCCGGCCCCCCGGGGGACTCCGTCACAGTCACACACCAAGACGCAGCCACACACTGTCAG GGAGCCCAGCAGCGAAGAGCATCTCCTCCCGGCCTCCCCCAGTGAAAGAGAGATAGCGGTGCCT GAGGTGAACTGCACCCTGTTCTTGCTGGCCGGGTACGTCAGGTACGGGCGCCCCTACGCCTGGATCCGCTCCAACCACGAGCGCCTGGTCAACATCGGAGGCACCGATTCGATGGTCAAGGACACGCCCATGAAGCTCAAGTCCATCGCTGATTGGCAGACGCGAG gTATTCGCGCGTGGGACGTCATCAGCGAGCTGGTGTGTCTGTGCACCGTGCCCTCCCCCACCAACCCCTTCGCCCTGGACGCGCGCTACATCCAAGGCCTCCCCCTGCACGAGCGCTTCCTCGTCACCGGCGCCCTGCTGAGCTTCCTGGAGATGTACGTGGTCCACGGAGACCGGGACGAGTTGCACTACGACAAAG tggtggaggaggtgaagcctCTGAGGCGTCTCCACGTCCGGTCCCTGCTGGAGTTCCAGCGGCAGAGGGAGAGCTCCGGGCCCGCGGAGCAGGACTCCTCTGCAGAGGGGTCCTTTTAG
- the LOC120822951 gene encoding uncharacterized protein LOC120822951 isoform X3, with translation MSSGSRREREQRRKLQHFLGDLALLGSLQGWRSPGFVVSRASPYSSTSSSCNSSEVSPSSSSPSLGSRSSSPLPGEPAGPREPPAPRGTPSQSHTKTQPHTVREPSSEEHLLPASPSEREIAVPQEVNCTLFLLAGYVRYGRPYAWIRSNHERLVNIGGTDSMVKDTPMKLKSIADWQTRGIRAWDVISELVCLCTVPSPTNPFALDARYIQGLPLHERFLVTGALLSFLEMYVVHGDRDELHYDKVVEEVKPLRRLHVRSLLEFQRQRESSGPAEQDSSAEGSF, from the exons ATGAGCAGCGGCAGC agacgagagagggagcagaggaggaagctgcAGCACTTCCTGGGCGACCTGGCTCTCCTCGGGTCGCTGCAG GGTTGGCGCTCCCCAGGCTTTGTGGTCTCCAGAGCCTCCCCCtactcctccaccagcagcagctgtaaCAGCAGCGAAgtctcccccagcagcagctcccccagCCTGGGCAGCCGGAGCAGCTCTCCCCTGCCCGGGGAGCCTGCGGGCCCCCGAGAGCCTCCGGCCCCCCGGGGGACTCCGTCACAGTCACACACCAAGACGCAGCCACACACTGTCAG GGAGCCCAGCAGCGAAGAGCATCTCCTCCCGGCCTCCCCCAGTGAAAGAGAGATAGCGGTGCCT CAGGAGGTGAACTGCACCCTGTTCTTGCTGGCCGGGTACGTCAGGTACGGGCGCCCCTACGCCTGGATCCGCTCCAACCACGAGCGCCTGGTCAACATCGGAGGCACCGATTCGATGGTCAAGGACACGCCCATGAAGCTCAAGTCCATCGCTGATTGGCAGACGCGAG gTATTCGCGCGTGGGACGTCATCAGCGAGCTGGTGTGTCTGTGCACCGTGCCCTCCCCCACCAACCCCTTCGCCCTGGACGCGCGCTACATCCAAGGCCTCCCCCTGCACGAGCGCTTCCTCGTCACCGGCGCCCTGCTGAGCTTCCTGGAGATGTACGTGGTCCACGGAGACCGGGACGAGTTGCACTACGACAAAG tggtggaggaggtgaagcctCTGAGGCGTCTCCACGTCCGGTCCCTGCTGGAGTTCCAGCGGCAGAGGGAGAGCTCCGGGCCCGCGGAGCAGGACTCCTCTGCAGAGGGGTCCTTTTAG
- the LOC120821956 gene encoding thialysine N-epsilon-acetyltransferase, with the protein MDFSIRPANVEDCKDVARMIVELSEYEKVADQVKVTQRDLEQDGFSKNPFFHGIVAEVPEQHKTKEGHTKIGYALYFYSYSSWSGRAVYMEDLYVMPEFRGKGIGKALMSKVAQLGLAAGCNQLNFTVLDWNKPSLDFYLSQGSVDVTASMGYHCMRCQGEALERLAQP; encoded by the exons ATGGACTTCTCAATCCGTCCAGCCAACGTGGAGGACTGCAAGGACGTCGCGCGGATGATCGTG GAGTTGTCCGAGTATGAGAAAGTGGCGGACCAGGTGAAAGTCACGCAGAGAG ACTTGGAGCAGGACGGCTTCTCCAAGAACCCGTTCTTCCACGGGATCGTCGCCGAGGTGCCGGAACAGCACAAAACCaaagaag gcCACACAAAGATTGGATATGCACTTTACTTTTACTCCTACAGCTCGTGGTCAGGCAGAGCCGTGTACATGGAGGACTTGTACGTCATGCCCGAGTTCAGAG GGAAGGGCATCGGTAAAGCGCTTATGAGCAAGGTAGCTCAG CTGGGCCTCGCCGCCGGCTGCAACCAGCTCAACTTCACCGTCCTGGACTGGAACAAACCGTCCCTGGACTTCTACCTCAGCCAGGGCAGCGTCGACGTCACCGCCAGCATGGGCTACCACTGCATGCGCTGCCAGGGCGAGGCGCTGGAGCGCCTGGCGCAGCCATAG
- the LOC120822951 gene encoding uncharacterized protein LOC120822951 isoform X1: protein MSSGSRREREQRRKLQHFLGDLALLGSLQGFKYFQPWLRGKEELLLTVVNEDLGWRSPGFVVSRASPYSSTSSSCNSSEVSPSSSSPSLGSRSSSPLPGEPAGPREPPAPRGTPSQSHTKTQPHTVREPSSEEHLLPASPSEREIAVPQEVNCTLFLLAGYVRYGRPYAWIRSNHERLVNIGGTDSMVKDTPMKLKSIADWQTRGIRAWDVISELVCLCTVPSPTNPFALDARYIQGLPLHERFLVTGALLSFLEMYVVHGDRDELHYDKVVEEVKPLRRLHVRSLLEFQRQRESSGPAEQDSSAEGSF from the exons ATGAGCAGCGGCAGC agacgagagagggagcagaggaggaagctgcAGCACTTCCTGGGCGACCTGGCTCTCCTCGGGTCGCTGCAG GGCTTTAAATACTTCCAGCCTTGgctgagagggaaagaggagctgctgctgacagTTGTTAACGAAGATCTG GGTTGGCGCTCCCCAGGCTTTGTGGTCTCCAGAGCCTCCCCCtactcctccaccagcagcagctgtaaCAGCAGCGAAgtctcccccagcagcagctcccccagCCTGGGCAGCCGGAGCAGCTCTCCCCTGCCCGGGGAGCCTGCGGGCCCCCGAGAGCCTCCGGCCCCCCGGGGGACTCCGTCACAGTCACACACCAAGACGCAGCCACACACTGTCAG GGAGCCCAGCAGCGAAGAGCATCTCCTCCCGGCCTCCCCCAGTGAAAGAGAGATAGCGGTGCCT CAGGAGGTGAACTGCACCCTGTTCTTGCTGGCCGGGTACGTCAGGTACGGGCGCCCCTACGCCTGGATCCGCTCCAACCACGAGCGCCTGGTCAACATCGGAGGCACCGATTCGATGGTCAAGGACACGCCCATGAAGCTCAAGTCCATCGCTGATTGGCAGACGCGAG gTATTCGCGCGTGGGACGTCATCAGCGAGCTGGTGTGTCTGTGCACCGTGCCCTCCCCCACCAACCCCTTCGCCCTGGACGCGCGCTACATCCAAGGCCTCCCCCTGCACGAGCGCTTCCTCGTCACCGGCGCCCTGCTGAGCTTCCTGGAGATGTACGTGGTCCACGGAGACCGGGACGAGTTGCACTACGACAAAG tggtggaggaggtgaagcctCTGAGGCGTCTCCACGTCCGGTCCCTGCTGGAGTTCCAGCGGCAGAGGGAGAGCTCCGGGCCCGCGGAGCAGGACTCCTCTGCAGAGGGGTCCTTTTAG
- the LOC120822945 gene encoding protein FAM43B — MTPSPDKTSGCTSAERSWKSEDQLTSGPSANIPPKPSPKRAMSLGTFHLMQTLKNSPAALRRRFRRDRTESLSHGDPLFKVHYLGTEKIFSLDREQAQDAISRLLDGIGGGGGKNLSKDHALVVRPRYVEVKELSTGRQLTKTYLQDIAYCAADSTRPNVFLYICKHQSQQLQCRVFWCSRAERARDMTACLALSFQRALSDLQTDGPAALQPGEAKGKAKGKGKRAEEKTATTTNSPALAKSSTLPGSLGKVRWRKSRSPLRAITRRGSASDSCS, encoded by the exons ATGACACCGTCGCCGG ATAAAACCAGCGGATGCACCTCGGCAGAAAGAAGCTGGAAGAGTGAGGACCAGCTGACCTCCGGCCCTTCAGCCAACATCCCCCCCAAGCCGAGCCCGAAGCGCGCCATGTCGCTCGGCACGTTCCACCTCATGCAGACGCTGAAGAACTCCCCCGCCGCGCTGCGGCGCCGCTTTCGCCGCGACCGCACCGAGTCGCTGTCCCACGGCGACCCCCTCTTCAAGGTCCACTACCTGGGCACGGAGAAGATCTTCTCCCTGGACCGGGAGCAGGCCCAGGACGCCATCAGCCGCCTGCTGGACGgcatcggcggcggcggcgggaagAACCTGAGCAAAGACCACGCCCTGGTGGTGCGGCCGCGCTACGTCGAGGTCAAGGAGCTGAGCACGGGCCGGCAGCTCACCAAGACGTACCTGCAGGACATCGCgtactgcgccgccgactccaCCCGGCCCAACGTCTTCCTGTACATCTGCAAGCACCAGAGCCAGCAGCTGCAGTGCCGGGTGTTCTGGTGCAGCCGGGCGGAGCGGGCGCGAGACATGACGGCGTGCCTGGCGCTCTCCTTCCAGCGGGCGCTGAGCGACCTGCAGACGGACGGCCCGGCAGCGCTGCAGCCCGGGGAGGCCAAGGGGAAGGCCAAGGGGAAGGGGAAACGGGCGGAGGAGAAGACGGCGACGACGACGAACTCTCCAGCCCTCGCCAAGAGCTCCACGCTGCCCGGCAGTCTGGGAAAAG TGCGCTGGAGGAAGTCTCGCAGCCCCCTCAGAGCCATCACGAGAAGAGGGTCCGCCTCCGACAGCTGCAGCTGA
- the tnfsf12 gene encoding tumor necrosis factor ligand superfamily member 12: protein MHRLLQRRSVRRLRVVWASLALVALSLAACSALFTAWTWRQTRDLSQSFKMLQDRVEQVNTQRKAIVQLILEKRELLVGQRVKRDGGAPRGRNGNGKKAASHFEITKVSSQQVGEGGVIKGWEERTLNMSKAVRYNKEQGTFTVEKAGVYFLFCQVLFNEQQSQYVKLDVVTSGQRPQKLQCMEGYGTTPSAGPHRFHFLKPCQVSGLLRLDRGTELQAVTGSAFRLHTLGDPSASLHVFSIFKVN from the exons ATGCATCGGCTTCTGCAGCGGAGGAGCGTGCGCAGGCTGCGGGTCGTCTGGGCGTCTCTCGCCCTGGTGGCGCTGTCCCTGGCGGCGTGCAGCGCGCTCTTCACGGCGTGGACCTGGCGACAGACGCGCGACCTGTCGCAGTCCTTCAAGATGCTGCAGGACCGCGTGGAGCAG GTCAATACCCAGAGGAAGGCCATTGTCCAGCTCATCCTGGAGAAGAGAGAGCTGCTggtgggacagagagtgaagagAGACG GGGGGGCGCCGCGAGGGAGGAATGGGAACGGAAAGAAAGCGGCGTCTCATTTCGAGA TAACCAAAGTCTCCTCTCAGCAAG tgggagAGGGCGGCGTGATAAAGGGCTGGGAGGAGAGGACGTTGAATATGAGTAAAGCGGTGAGGTACAACAAGGAACAAGGCACCTTCACCGTGGAGAAAGCAGGCGTCTACTTCCTGTTCTGCCAG GTGTTGTTCAACGAGCAGCAGTCCCAGTACGTGAAGCTGGACGTGGTGACGAGCGGCCAGAGGCCCCAGAAGCTGCAGTGCATGGAGGGCTACGGGACGACCCCCTCCGCCGGGCCCCACCGCTTCCACTTCCTGAAGCCCTGCCAGGTGTCCGGCCTCCTGCGGCTGGACCGCGGCACGGAGCTGCAGGCCGTCACGGGCTCCGCCTTCCGGCTGCACACCCTGGGCGACCCGTCGGCCTCGCTGCACGTCTTCAGCATCTTTAAAGTCAACTGA